One Oryza brachyantha chromosome 3, ObraRS2, whole genome shotgun sequence DNA segment encodes these proteins:
- the LOC102709443 gene encoding wall-associated receptor kinase 2-like, translated as MAPFWLLAGVLLLVASAGDSVVAGRPAGCPSRCGDVRIPYPFGIGAGCFRSEGFEIICNTSKKGKSGVVVPTIAATRQAIQVQKLSVYPRPEVKVMLPVAFQCYNSSGGVTRNFDGEVEFNRMGVYRISDERNMLVVLGCNTVAWTQHGNSEGIGLYINLYYAGCVTYCSDSHSAKDGKCAGIGCCHVDIPPELTDNNVTFEIWPRGEQVEFSPCDYAFLVAKNEYRFQRADLKMKLKQTMPVWLDWAIRDANASSCPPPEAQKTTAGYACVSANSECVNSTNGPGYYCRCSNGYHGNPYHSDGCQDINECDPSNKDKYPCYGVCKNIIGDYECRCPTGYQPSGRGPKNDECSPKFPVAARLALGITLGFSFLIVVVFFTLMMLQKKRMNGYFKRNGGSVLQKVENIVIFSKDEIKRILKNNSEVLGQGGYGKVYKGRLKDNTPVAVKTSIELNEDRREDFINEVTIQSQMIHNNIIKLLGCCLEVDAPMLVYEFAANGSLKDILHGDANRLVPLTLDLRLDIAIGSAEGLRYMHSSLSNTIRHGDVKPANILLTDKFIAKISDFGTSKLLNVDREFTMVVVGSMGYIDPVFYLTGHLTQKSDVYSFGVVLLELISRRPTIYGKNCSLIVDFQETYDQMNSGRSLFDKDIATMEEDVLILEEIGMLAMECMKEKIEERPDMKEVVERLVILRRSWKLRQETNHVSPLPYLEKNSIEEFHESFGDDSTTSNAASPYDAFQSSSKELS; from the exons ATGGCGCCATTCTGGTTACTGGCCGGCGTCCTGCTACTTGTGGCTTCCGCCGGCGacagcgtcgtcgccggccggcctgcCGGCTGCCCGAGTAGATGCGGCGACGTTCGTATCCCCTATCCGTTCGGCATCGGCGCCGGCTGCTTCCGCAGTGAAGGCTTCGAGATCATCTGTAATACCAGCAAGAAGGGCAAAAGCGGCGTCGTCGTGCCGACCATTGCTGCCACCAGGCAAGCCATCCAGGTGCAGAAGCTGTCGGTGTACCCGCGGCCGGAGGTGAAGGTGATGCTGCCGGTGGCGTTTCAGTGCTACAACTCCAGCGGCGGCGTCACCCGCAATTTCGACGGCGAGGTTGAGTTCAACAGGATGGGCGTGTACCGCATCTCCGACGAGCGCAACATGCTGGTCGTCCTCGGCTGCAACACCGTTGCCTGGACACAGCACGGGAACAGTGAGGGCATAGGCCTCTACATCAACCTCTACTACGCCGGCTGCGTCACCTACTGCAGCGATTCTCACAGCGCCAAGGACGGCAAGTGCGCCGGCATCGGCTGCTGTCACGTCGACATCCCGCCGGAGCTTACCGACAACAACGTCACTTTCGAGATATGGCCGCGCGGCGAGCAGGTGGAGTTCAGCCCCTGCGACTACGCCTTCCTCGTTGCCAAGAACGAGTACCGATTCCAGAGAGCCGACCTCAAGATGAAGCTGAAACAGACCATGCCGGTGTGGCTCGACTGGGCCATCCGCGACGCCAACGCCTCGTCctgcccgccgccggaggcgcAGAAGACGACCGCCGGATACGCTTGTGTGAGCGCCAATAGTGAGTGCGTCAACTCCACCAACGGCCCCGGATACTACTGCAGGTGCAGCAATGGCTACCACGGTAATCCCTACCACAGCGATGGATGCCAGG ATATAAACGAGTGCGATCCGTCCAACAAGGACAAGTATCCCTGCTATGGCGTTTGCAAGAACATCATAGGAGATTACGAATGCAGATGTCCTACAGGTTATCAGCCCAGTGGACGTGGTCCAAAGAACGACGAGTGCAGCCCCAAGTTCCCCGTTGCAGCACGACTTGCCCTTG GCATCACTTTGGGATTTTCCTTCCtgattgttgttgtttttttcacACTAATGatgcttcaaaagaaaaggatgaaTGGCTATTTCAAAAGAAATGGTGGTTCAGTGTTACAGAAAGTAGAAAACATTGTGATTTTCTCCAAAGATGAGATAAAAAGAATCCTAAAGAACAATTCTGAAGTTCTTGGTCAAGGAGGATATGGCAAGGTTTACAAAGGCAGACTCAAAGACAATACCCCTGTGGCTGTGAAGACTTCAATTGAGCTAAATGAAGATCGAAGGGAAGATTTCATAAACGAAGTCACCATACAATCGCAAATGATACACAATAACATTATCAAGCTATTGGGTTGCTGCTTGGAGGTGGATGCTCCAATGTTAGTGTATGAGTTTGCTGCTAATGGTAGTTTAAAAGACATTCTCCATGGTGATGCCAATCGCCTAGTCCCTCTCACACTAGATCTACGCTTAGACATTGCAATTGGATCCGCAGAAGGCCTAAGATACATGCACTCATCCTTAAGTAATACAATACGACATGGCGATGTCAAGCCAGCCAACATACTTCTAACGGACAAGTTCATCGCCAAGATCTCAGACTTTGGGACATCCAAGCTCCTTAATGTAGACAGAGAATTTACCATGGTTGTTGTAGGAAGCATGGGCTACATAGATCCAGTGTTCTATTTGACTGGTCACTTAACACAAAAAAGTGATGTGTATAGTTTTGGAGTTGTTCTGCTAGAGCTAATTAGCAGAAGGCCAACAATATACGGTAAGAATTGCAGCCTCATCGTTGATTTCCAAGAGACATATGACCAAATGAACAGTGGGAGGTCGTTGTTTGATAAGGACATTGCAACAATGGAAGAAGATGTCTTGATCTTGGAAGAGATAGGTATGTTGGCAATGGAGTGTATGAAAGAAAAGATCGAAGAACGGCCTGATATGAAGGAGGTAGTGGAGCGTCTTGTGATACTACGAAGATCTTGGAAGCTAAGACAGGAAACCAACCATGTAAGCCCTCTACCATACTTGGAGAAAAATAGTATCGAGGAATTTCATGAGAGCTTTGGTGATGATAGCACAACTAGTAATGCAGCTAGCCCTTATGATGCCTTCCAATCTAGCAGCAAAGAACTCTCATAA
- the LOC102709720 gene encoding transcription factor bHLH140, with protein MDPDGGGSTAVPTPSASTAGAAAVEEGGGKQVLVVLVGPPGSGKSTFAEAILGGSGAGRHWARVCQDTIGNGKAGTKIQCLKAAADALKEGKSVLLDRCNLEREQRADFLKLGSHVHVDVHAVVLDLPAKVCISRSVNRRGHEGNLQGGMAAMVVNRMLKKKETPLLTEGFSRIMFCKDDNEIKKAVDMYNALGPSDCLDPGIFGQTTKGPIQVGIMKFLKKPESSEKSSGPKVTPSESMPQMQNHFSKQKTLEAGGTCPVEGENNKKKIEEQSRESIPSDISSRTLAFPSISTADFQFDLDRASDIIVDAVSIVLQKYDNIRLVLVDLSQRSRILSLVKDKAAKKNINSSRFLTFVGDITQLHSKGGLRCNVIANAANWRLKPGGGGVNAAIYNAAGEDLHRATKECADTLRPGSSVTVPLPSTSPLHQREGVTHIIHVLGPNMNPMRPDCLKNDYTKGSKILHEAYTSLFESFVAIAHNSCIEKQNTEPVLEKPVTGVTSPTDLKMKRGCSYDSERTKKHKLVQPNIPSNQAREGDNKRSGVTSTKTWGSWAQALYELAMHPENYKNSDSILEISDDFVVLNDLYPKAKRHVLIVSRRDGLDSLADVKKEHLPLLRTIHSAGVKWAQKFLEGDSSLVFRLGYHSVPSMRQLHLHIISQDFNSSSLKNKKHWNSFTTTFFLDSVDVIEEINQHGSANISSDDRVLAMELRCHRCRSAHPNIPKLKSHIANCKSSFPYHLLQKDRLLSSSTMHMDCS; from the exons ATGGAtccggacggcggcggctccacAGCCGTTCCGACGCCATCGGCATCAACCGCAG gtgcggcggcggtggaggaaggcggcgggaAGCAGGTGCTGGTGGTCCTTGTGGGTCCCCCCGGCAGCGGCAAGTCCACCTTCGCCGAGGCCATCCTGGGTGGCTCCGGTGCTGGCCGCCACTGGGCTCGCGTCTGCCAG GATACGATCGGAAACGGAAAAGCTGGAACAAAAATACAGTGCTTGAAGGCTGCAGCAGATGCTCTGAAGGAGGGCAAGAGTGTTCTCCTTGACCGTTGCAACTTGGAACGAGAGCAGCGCGCTGACTTTCTGaagcttggcagccatgtccaTGTGGATGTGCATGCTGTTGTCTTGGATCTCCCTGCAAAAGTTTGTATATCGCGCTCAGTAAACCGGAGGGGCCATGAAGGAAACCTGCAGGGTGGGATGGCTGCCATGGTTGTGAACCGCATGCTGAAGAAGAAGGAAACACCATTGCTGACTGAAGGTTTCTCTCGTATAATGTTCTGTAAAGATGACAATGAGATTAAAAAGGCGGTCGATATGTATAATGCATTAGGGCCTTCAGATTGTCTTGATCCTGGAATTTTTGGTCAGACTACCAAAGGGCCTATACAAGTTGGGATAATGAAATTTCTAAAGAAACCAGAGAGTTCTGAAAAATCCAGTGGACCTAAGGTGACACCAAGTGAAAGCATGCCACAGAtgcaaaatcatttttcaaaacAGAAAACCCTTGAAGCTGGTGGTACCTGCCCAGTGGAAGGTGAAAACAATAAGAAGAAAATTGAAGAGCAAAGTAGAGAGAGCATTCCATCGGATATCAGTTCTCGCACTCTGGCATTTCCATCAATTTCTACTGCTGACTTTCAGTTTGATCTTGACAGAGCATCGGATATTATAGTAGATGCAGTGTCTATTGTCTTGCAGAAATATGATAATATACGATTAGTTCTTGTAGACCTAAGCCAGAGATCAAGAATACTGTCATTGGTCAAGGACAAGGCTGCTAAGAAGAACATTAACTCAAGCAGGTTTCTAACTTTTGTCGGAGATATCACTCAGCTGCACTCAAAAGGAGGCCTTCGATGTAATGTGATTGCTAATGCTGCAAACTG GAGGTTAAAACCTGGAGGCGGAGGGGTTAATGCAGCAATATACAATGCTGCTGGGGAAGATTTACATCGTGCAACCAAAGAGTGCGCTGACACATTGAGACCTGGGAGCTCTGTCACTGTCCCACTCCCATCAACTTCTCCTCTTCATCAAAGGGAAGGTGTGACCCATATCATACATGTGCTTGGGCCAAACATGAACCCAATGCGACCGGATTGTCTGAAGAATGACTATACTAAAGGTTCTAAGATTCTTCATGAAGCATATACTTCACTTTTTGAGAGTTTTGTAGCCATTGCCCATAATAGCTGCATAGAGAAGCAGAACACTGAGCCTGTTTTAGAAAAGCCAGTGACTGGAGTGACATCACCCACTGATTTAAAAATGAAGCGAGGGTGCAGCTATGATTCTGAGAGGACCAAAAAACACAAGTTGGTTCAACCTAATATACCCTCAAATCAGGCTAGAGAGGGAGACAACAAGAGGAGTGGTGTTACTAGTACTAAGACTTGGGGATCCTGGGCCCAAGCTCTTTACGAGCTTGCGATGCACCCAGAAAATTACAAGAACTCTGATTCTATCCTGGAGATATCTGATGACTTCGTTGTTCTGAATGACCTCTACCCCAAG GCCAAAAGGCATGTTTTGATTGTATCTAGGAGGGATGGTCTTGATTCTCTAGCAGATGTCAAGAAAGAACACTTACCTTTGCTGAGGACAATACATTCAGCTGGAGTCAAATGGGCACAGAAGTTCCTAGAGGGAGATTCATCTTTGGTATTCAGACTCGGATACCATTCG GTTCCATCCATGCGGCAATTGCACCTGCACATCATAAGCCAGGACTTCAACtctagtagtttgaaaaacaagaaacacTGGAACTCCTTCACCACGACGTTTTTCCTTGATTCTGTTGATGTCATCGAAGAAATCAACCAGCATGGATCAGCAAATATCAGCAGCGACGACAGGGTGCTGGCAATGGAGCTTCGATGCCACAGATGCAGGAGTGCCCATCCGAATATCCCAAAGCTCAAATCCCACATTGCAAATTGTAAATCTTCATTTCCTTACCATCTTCTGCAGAAAGACAGGCTGTTGTCATCGTCGACAATGCATATGGATTGCAGTTAG
- the LOC102710001 gene encoding LOW QUALITY PROTEIN: pyruvate decarboxylase 2 (The sequence of the model RefSeq protein was modified relative to this genomic sequence to represent the inferred CDS: deleted 1 base in 1 codon), whose translation METRIGSVDGPAAAGNGAVGCPASAVGCPMTSAQPAPVPLSAGEASLGRHLARRLVQVGVSDVFAVPGDFNLTLLDHLIAEPGLRLVGCCNELNAGYAADGYARARGVGACAVTFTVGGLSVLNAIAGAYSENLPVICIAGGPNSNDYGTNRILHHTIGLPDFSQELRCFQTVTCHQAVVTNLEDAHEQIDTAIATALRESKPVYLSISCNLPGLPHPTFSRDPVPFFLAPRLSNKMGLEAAVEATVEFLNKAVKPVLVGGPKLRVAKAGKAFVDLVDASGYAYAVMPSAKGLVPETHPHFIGTYWGAVSTAFCAEIVESADAYLFAGPIFNDYSSVGYSFLLKKDKAIIVQPERVIVGNGPAFGCVMMKEFLSELAKRVSKNSTAFENYKRIFVPEGQPLESEPNEPLRVNVLFKHIQKMLNSDSAVIAETGDSWFNCQKLKLPEGCGYEFQMQYGSIGWSVGALLGYAQGAQDKRVIACIGDGSFQVTAQDVSTMLRCEQNSIIFLINNGGYTIEVEIHDGPYNVIKNWNYTGLVDAIHNGEGKCWTSKVKCEEELTEAIGTALGEKKDCLCFIEVIAHKDDTSKELLEWGSRVSAANSRPPNPQ comes from the exons ATGGAGACACGTATCGGATCCGTGgacgggccggcggcggcgggcaacGGCGCGGTGGGGTgcccggcgtcggcggtgggGTGCCCGATGACGTCGGCGCAGCCCGCGCCGGTGCCCTTGTCGGCCGGCGAGGCGTCGCTGGGGCGGCACCTGGCGAGGCGGCTGGTGCAGGTGGGCGTCAGCGACGTGTTCGCCGTGCCCGGGGACTTCAACCTCACGCTGCTCGACCACCTGATCGCCGAGCCCGGGCTGCGCCTCGTCGGCTGCTGCAACGAGCTCAACGCCGGTTACGCGGCCGACGGGTACGCCCGTGCCCGGGGCGTGGGCGCCTGCGCCGTCACGTTCACCGTCGGCGGGCTCAGCGTGCTCAACGCCATCGCCGGTGCGTACAGCGAGAACCTGCCGGTCATCTGCATCGCCGGCGGGCCCAACTCCAACGACTACGGCACAAACCGCATCCTCCACCACACCATCGGCCTCCCGGACTTCTCCCAGGAGCTCCGTTGCTTCCAGACCGTCACTTGCCACCAG GCGGTGGTGACCAATCTGGAGGATGCGCACGAGCAGATCGACACCGCCatcgcgacggcgctgcgggaGAGCAAGCCGGTGTACCTCAGCATCAGTTGCAACCTCCCCGGGCTGCCTCACCCCACGTTTAGCCGCGAC CCCGTCCCCTTCTTCCTCGCTCCCAG GTTGAGTAACAAGATGGGTCTGGAAGCCGCGGTGGAGGCGACCGTGGAGTTCCTGAACAAGGCAGTGAAGCCGGTGCTCGTCGGCGGCCCCAAGCTGCGCGTGGCGAAGGCAGGGAAGGCCTTCGTCGACCTCGTCGACGCCAGCGGCTACGCCTACGCGGTGATGCCGTCGGCCAAGGGGCTCGTGCCGGAGACGCACCCTCACTTCATCGGCACCTACTGGGGCGCCGTCAGCACAGCATTCTGCGCCGAGATCGTCGAGTCGGCCGACGCCTACCTCTTCGCAGGGCCGATCTTCAATGACTACAGCTCTGTCGGATACTCCTTCCTCCTCAAGAAGGACAAGGCCATCATCGTGCAACCGGAGCGTGTCATCGTCGGCAATGGCCCGGCGTTCGGGTGCGTCATGATGAAGGAGTTCTTATCTGAGCTGGCTAAGCGTGTCAGCAAGAACTCCACTGCCTTCGAGAACTACAAGAGGATCTTTGTGCCCGAGGGGCAGCCTCTGGAGAGCGAGCCGAATGAGCCGCTGCGTGTCAATGTGCTCTTCAAGCACATCCAGAAGATGCTGAACAGTGACAGTGCGGTGATCGCCGAGACTGGTGACTCCTGGTTCAACTGTCAGAAGCTGAAGCTCCCAGAGGGTTGTGG ATATGAATTCCAAATGCAGTATGGTTCCATTGGATGGTCTGTGGGTGCATTGCTCGGATATGCCCAGGGCGCTCAGGATAAGCGTGTGATTGCCTGCATTGGTGATGGGAGCTTCCAG GTGACGGCACAGGATGTGTCAACTATGCTGCGTTGTGAGCAGAACAGCATAATCTTCCTCATCAACAATGGCGGATACACAATCGAGGTGGAGATCCATGATGGCCCTTACAATGTCATCAAGAACTGGAACTACACTGGCCTTGTGGATGCCATCCACAATGGGGAGGGAAAATGCTGGACCTCTAAG GTGAAGTGCGAGGAGGAGCTGACGGAGGCGATCGGTACAGCACTTGGGGAGAAGAAGGATTGCCTGTGCTTCATTGAGGTGATCGCTCACAAGGATGACACCAGCAAAGAGCTGCTGGAATGGGGATCGAGGGTTTCTGCTGCCAACTCCAGGCCACCGAATCCTCAGTAG